The DNA window TTAACTAAGGCAGGTATCTCTTTAAGACCTACAATCTGAGCAGCCCTCCACCGCCGTTCACCTGCAATGAGCTCAAAAATACCATTTTGTTCAGATCGTACAATAATAGGTTGGATGACACCTTGAGCACGAATAGAATCTGCTAGTTCTGCTAGAGCTTCAGGAGAGATCTCAACCCGTGGTTGATATTTCCCACGTTGAATCTGCTCTAATGATAGAGATCTCAATTCCTCTTTAGGTTTAGATTCTCCAATATAGAGGGGGGCATTAATTGCACCTAACAGAGAATCTAATCCACGACCTAAACCTCTTTTTTTTAAACCCATACAGTCTAAATCAATTTATCTTTTGATTCTTGCATTAGCACCTCCTTTGCTAATATCAAATAAGCAACACTTCCACGAGAGGTACGATCGTGTGTAATGATCGGTTGACCATAGCTAGGTGCTTCAGCTAAACGAACATTGCGCGGAATAATTGTATTGTATACTTGCTTTCCAAAGTGAGTTATAAGTTGATTAGATACTTCATTAGCAAGATTATTTCTTGGATCAAACATTGTGCGTAATAACCCTGCAATTTGCAATTTAGGGTTAAGATGCTGCCTGATTCCTTCAATCGTGCCTAATAAGGCAGATAACCCTTCTAAAGCATAATATTCGCATTGGACAGGAATGATTACTTCACCGGCAGCAGCTAATGAATTAATAGTAAGCATATTGAGTGCAGGTGGGCAATCTATAAGAATTTCATCATAATTATTATTAATGACTTGAAGTGCTAATCGTAGCCTATTCTCTCTATTTGTAACTGAAAGTAATTCAACCTCAGCGGCAGTTAAATCGCTATTTGCAGGTAATACTGCATAACCGGCTTTATCAATATTTATGATTGCGTTTTCAATGACATCATCCTCAAGCAATACTTGATAGGTAGTTGCAGTTAAGGAAGACTTATCTATTCCGCTTCCAGTAGTTGCATTCCCTTGAGGATCTATATCTACAAGAAGAACACGTCTTTTAGATGCAGCAAGAGAAGCAGCTAAATTAACGCTTGTAGTTGTTTTTCCAACCCCCCCCTTCTGATTAGTGATTGCTATAATACGCCCCATACTAATTCCCCATTCTACTGA is part of the Candidatus Nitrosacidococcus sp. I8 genome and encodes:
- a CDS encoding ParA family protein; translation: MGRIIAITNQKGGVGKTTTSVNLAASLAASKRRVLLVDIDPQGNATTGSGIDKSSLTATTYQVLLEDDVIENAIINIDKAGYAVLPANSDLTAAEVELLSVTNRENRLRLALQVINNNYDEILIDCPPALNMLTINSLAAAGEVIIPVQCEYYALEGLSALLGTIEGIRQHLNPKLQIAGLLRTMFDPRNNLANEVSNQLITHFGKQVYNTIIPRNVRLAEAPSYGQPIITHDRTSRGSVAYLILAKEVLMQESKDKLI